The following coding sequences lie in one Actinomycetota bacterium genomic window:
- the miaB gene encoding tRNA (N6-isopentenyl adenosine(37)-C2)-methylthiotransferase MiaB yields MSERYLIRTFGCQMNEHDSERLAGLLEAEGMERAAGLDDADLVVLNTCAVRENADNKLYGTLGHLATTKASRGLTIAVGGCLAQKDQGRVLERAPWVDVVFGTHNLHSLPVLVRRAREQGAAQAEFFDEMQRFPSALPARRASEWSAWVAISVGCNNTCTFCIVPKLRGKERSRRVGDVVAEVQALADAGVLEVSLLGQNVNSYGTDLPGHRQLFGDLLRALDGVDGLERLRFTSPNPKDFRDDVVEAMAGCRPLCEHVHFPLQSGSDRVLRLMRRGYRRRRYLEILASLRAAIPGVAFSTDIIVGFPGETEADFADTLDLVEQARFDSAFTFQYSPRPGTEAASMPDQVPADVVKDRFQRLLQLQERVSLEANRALLGTEVELLVEQSTSKTNPTRMSGRTRTNKLCHFPAPAVTGVVAVAPGDLVTVRVEQAAPHHLVGGPVLAHRPWRPAAGSCGAAPAPRPLPARAVPLPLVG; encoded by the coding sequence ATGAGTGAGCGATACCTGATCCGCACCTTCGGGTGCCAGATGAACGAGCACGACTCCGAGCGGCTGGCCGGGCTGCTCGAGGCCGAGGGCATGGAGCGTGCCGCCGGGCTGGACGACGCCGACCTGGTCGTGCTCAACACCTGCGCGGTCCGTGAGAACGCCGACAACAAGCTCTACGGCACCCTCGGCCACCTGGCCACCACCAAGGCCAGCCGCGGGCTGACCATCGCCGTCGGCGGCTGCCTCGCCCAGAAGGACCAGGGCCGGGTGCTGGAGCGCGCCCCCTGGGTCGACGTGGTCTTCGGCACCCACAACCTGCACAGCCTGCCCGTCCTGGTGCGCCGGGCCCGCGAGCAGGGCGCCGCCCAGGCCGAGTTCTTCGACGAGATGCAGCGCTTTCCCTCCGCCCTCCCGGCCCGGCGGGCCAGCGAGTGGTCGGCCTGGGTGGCCATCAGCGTCGGCTGCAACAACACCTGCACCTTCTGCATCGTCCCCAAGCTGCGCGGCAAGGAGCGCAGCCGCCGGGTCGGCGACGTGGTCGCCGAGGTCCAGGCCCTGGCCGACGCCGGCGTGCTCGAGGTCAGCCTGCTCGGCCAGAACGTCAACTCCTACGGCACCGACCTGCCCGGCCACCGCCAGCTGTTCGGCGACCTCCTCCGGGCCCTGGACGGGGTCGATGGCCTGGAGCGCCTCCGCTTCACCAGCCCCAACCCCAAGGACTTCCGCGACGACGTGGTCGAGGCCATGGCCGGCTGCCGGCCCCTGTGCGAGCACGTCCACTTCCCGCTCCAGTCGGGCTCCGACCGGGTCCTGCGGCTGATGCGCCGCGGCTACCGCAGGCGCCGCTACCTCGAGATCCTGGCCAGCCTGCGCGCCGCCATCCCCGGGGTCGCCTTCTCCACCGACATCATCGTCGGGTTCCCGGGCGAGACCGAGGCCGACTTCGCCGACACCCTCGACCTGGTGGAGCAGGCCCGGTTCGACTCGGCCTTCACCTTCCAGTACTCGCCCCGCCCCGGCACCGAGGCCGCCTCCATGCCCGACCAGGTGCCCGCCGACGTGGTCAAGGACCGCTTCCAGCGCCTCCTCCAGCTCCAGGAGCGCGTCAGCCTGGAGGCCAACCGGGCCCTGCTCGGCACCGAGGTCGAGCTCCTGGTCGAGCAGTCCACCTCCAAGACCAACCCCACCCGCATGTCGGGCCGCACCCGGACCAACAAGCTCTGCCACTTCCCGGCCCCGGCGGTCACGGGTGTCGTCGCGGTGGCGCCCGGGGACCTGGTGACGGTCCGGGTCGAGCAGGCGGCCCCCCATCACCTGGTCGGGGGGCCGGTGCTGGCCCACCGGCCATGGCGACCTGCCGCCGGGTCGTGCGGGGCGGCGCCGGCGCCGCGGCCGCTGCCCGCCCGGGCGGTCCCCCTGCCGCTGGTCGGCTGA